The sequence TTGCACGCTTCTGTTATGCTTTCACAGATAGAACAGACCGGACCCTCGACGGATAAATTCGTGAAGGGGAGTAAGATAGCAGCAGGGAGTGGATTCTTCGTCGCCCCGTATCTGATAGCGACGAATATCCACTGTGTTGTAGGGACAACTTGGGTTTTTGTAGAACCTGTCAGTCTGCCCAACACGTACCCGATTGAGAGCGTGGTTGCGTTTGATGACAAAATGGACCTGGTCATTCTGCGTGTCTCCGTTGAAGGCATGCCGATCCCGCTTGCCGACAGCGATACCGTCGAGATGGGTGAACAGATTTATGCAGTGCGCTGCGTCGGTGGCGGTATAGAAGAAAAAGGCGCGAGAGGTGCCGTCACGGAAGGCACGGTACACGGCATCCGGCAAACAGACGCACATTTGCGCTTAAAAACGTCTTTGTCTTCCGGTAACAGCGGCGGACCAGTGATAAACAAGGCTGGCGAGGTTATGGGGATCGCTGTTGCTGGCGGTAACCCCGTTGGCGGACGTACAGAAGAGCGTATTGTAGAATTCGCTTACGCGATTCCTTCAAACGCCATCAAGTCCTTGCTTGAAGAAGCGAGAACAGAGGAGGCTTTTGAAACGTGGCGAGAACGTCCCCGCATCCGTGCCTATGCTGAAGCATCTCAAGGATACCTGAAGCAAAACACAGGCGAATACAAAGCAGCGATAAAACACTACACGGATGCGCTGCAACACAACCCGGATCTAGCAGCGATCTATCACAATCGTGGGACTCTAAAAAATGTCCTCGGGCACCACAAAGAAGCCATCGCTGACTGGGATGCTGCCCTGAAATGCAACCCAGACCTTGCAGAAGCGTACTTCAATCGGGGTGCCGCGAAGAACGCCTTGGGAGACTTTGAAGGCGGCATCGTCGACTGTAGTACTGCTATTGATCTCCATCCGGATGCGACCCCTGCCTATTACAATCGCGCCTTAGCACGAATGGAACTGAAGCGGTACACGGAGGCGATTGCAGACTACGACAAAGCCCTCGAACTTCTACTGAGTAAGGCAGACGCTTACGGTGCCTACTATAATCGCGCACTCGGGAAGTACCTCTTGGGATTAGAGAAAGCGGCGCAGGGGGATGAAGCGGAAGCTGTCGAACTCTATCACGCGGCGATCCCTGACTATACACAAGCCATCAAGGTCGCCCCGAACCGTAACCTCGCCAGTAAAAACTATAACAACCGCGGCTACGCGAAGTATCTCATCGCCGAACATGAATCTGCAGACGGAAATATGGAGGAAGCCCGAATTCTCTATGAAGAAGCAATGATCGACAGCGAGGAAGCACTCAAGCGTGATCGGAGAAATGCATACGCCTATTGCACTCGCGCAGTTGTACTGATCGCCTTCGACGCATACGATGCAGCGATAGATGACTTTGATAGTGCTATTAAACTGGACCCGGGGTTCGCGCACGCCTACCACCAGCGCGGACTTGCAAAGCAGGCGATTGGACAGCAGCAAGAAGCAGAGGCAGATTTGCGGAAAGCGAAGCAGTTAGACCCAGATGTAGGAAAAATAAGTTAAAAAGAGGAAAGGTAAAATGGATTGGCAAGACGCACTGTCGGACATCATAATACATCCCAACTCACGACTCCGGTTTAAGGAACCCCTCGCAAAACACACCTATTTCGGTATCGGCGGTGAAGCGACCGCCTACATTGAAGTCAGTACCATAGATGAACTATCAGCATTGGCACATTTTCACCGGCAGTGGGACGTTCCGATTGCGATTATTGGACGCGGATCAAATCTACTCGTGAGCGATACCGGCTTCAAAGGCATCAGTGTTCGGTTAATCGGTGAGTTAGCGAAATCGGAAGTTGATGGGAATACTGTTTCAGTCGGTGCGGGGCTTTCACTGCCGCGTCTTTCAAAAACGATGTCGCGACAGGGCTTGAGCGGTGTGGAATTCGCGCTCGGTATCCCCGGCTCCGTCGGCGGTGCTTTGATTATGAACGCTGGCGCATGGGGAAGCAGTTTCGGAGATGTCGTCACAAACGTCACAGTTATGGACGACACCGGTGAACTCGTCAATTTGACCCACGCCGAGGCAGCGTTTGAATACCGACACAGCGGTTTGGACGCGTATTTCTGTGTTACCGGTGCAACGCTCGAACTTGAACCCGGAGATGCTGACGCAATCACGGAGCAGATGCAGGCGTTCTATAAGCAGAAAGTGGAAACACAACCCTTCGCTGAAGAAAACGCTGGGTGTATGTTCAAAAACCCACCCGGCGATTCCGCGGGACGTTTAATCGACATCAGCGGGTTGAAAGGCTACCGCATCGGTGGTGCGGAGGTCTCCACGGTGCACGGAAATTTTATTCTCAATATCGACAATGCAACAGCAACAGATGTGTTGGACTTAGTCGCGCATATCCAACAACAGGTACGCGAAAAGACCGGCATCTCGCTCCAGACAGAGGTCAAACGACTGGGGTTTGACGCTAAGGTCGAATAACCGTTCCATCCATCCGACGCACGGGTGCCCAACTGCCGTTGAGTGGGTCTTCCGGGAATGGGAATCGTGCGGCGAGTTCCTCGTTTAAATCAATACCGAGTCCCGGTGCCTCATTTACCCAAAAACAACCATCTCGAATTTCAGGACACCCCGGAAAGACCTCTTTGGTATTCTCACCGAAGACGTGCTGCTCCTGAATACCGAAGTTATAGCACGCCAAATCCAATGCGACATTGGCGGCATGCCCGACCGGAGAAACATCACCTGGGCCGTGCCATGCGGTTCGTACGCCGAAAAATTCACAGAACGCAGCGAGTTTACGTGCCGGACTGATACCACCTATCTGTGAGATATGCACCCGGATGAAATCAATAAGCCGATCCTTGATAAGGTGAACGTATTCATTCGGATTATTGAACAATTCACCCATTGCAATCGGGATACTCGTCTGCTGACGCATCAGTTGAAAATAGTCAACATCCTCTGGAGCAAACGGGTCTTCAAGGAAAAAGAGGTTATACGGCTCCAATCCTTTCGCAAGATTAATTGCTTGGATAGGTGGGATCCGTTCATGCACATCGTGGAGGAGTTCCACCTCGTCGCCGAGGTGTGTCCGCAAATGATCGAAGAGTTTAATGATGGTATTGACATAAGGGGTCGGTTCAAAGGCAGGCGAACTCCGCTTTCCTCCGCCTGCACCGTAAGTTGAATAGCCGGGTATTGCCACCTGCGCCCGGACATAGCGATAGCCTTGTTCCGTATAACGCCGGATGCTCTCTTCTACCTCTTCAAAAGTGCCGCCCCCTGCATGCGCATAAAGCGTTGCAGCCTCACGACATTTACCACCGAGCAGTTGATAAACAGGCATGTTAGCACGCTTGCCCATGATGTCCCACAAGGCGATGTCCACACCGCTGAGAGCGTTGTTCAGCACCGGTCCATTTCGCCAATAGGAACTGACAAAACTGGTCTGGAAGATGTCCTCTATGTTCGTCGGATCTTTCCCGATGAGAAAGGGTTTGAGATACTCATCGACTGCTGTCGCCACGGCAAGTGGACGCTGTGTAAACGTCGCACAACCGATGCCGTATAAGCCGGGTTCACTCGTTTCAATTTTAACAACGACGAGCCGGGTGCCATTCGGTGCTGTCAGAATCGTTTTTACATCTGTAATCTTCATATTTCTAATTTTCCTTTAAGGCTATCGGCTATCAGCTATCGGCAAGAGTGCCTCTTTGCTGACTGCTGACTGCCAATTTTCGCGATATTGTCGGAAGCATGCCATCACCATGATCGTGATCGTGTGACTTCCAAGGAAGTATATCAGAGCCGATGGAAAGTGTCAAGAGATGCACCAATCACTATCTTTTGGTCAAAATTAGATTCTGATACGCATCAACAACAGCAGAAAAATCTGGAGGGACCACAGTCGTCGCGCTAAATTCCGTTACAATCGCAGGACCTACAATTCGGTTGCCGGGACGCAATGCCTCGCGGCGATAGAAACCGGTTGGGAGCACTTCACCCTCAAATATAACAGGGTTCTGAACGGTAAACGCCTCAGAAGCATCGGCATCTGCAAGAGGCAAGGATTGGATTAGAGGTTTGTCTGTCTCCCCGATAGCCGTGAGTCTGAGGTTTACCACTTCCACCGGAGCACCAGTTCGAGCATAGCCAAACCGCTGAACATGTGCAGCGTGAAATTCTTCGACAAGTGCCTCTATCTCGTTTGGACGCGCGTGTTTCTCGGTAAAACAGGGGATATTTAACTCATAAGATTGCCCTTCATATCGCATATCAAGAGAGCGATTGACTTTAAGTTGATGGGGGGCGAAGCCTTCCGTTTCCATCTCACCTTCTGCGCGGGCTAAGAGCGCGTTAAAACCGGTATTCAACGCTTCAACCAGACTGCTGCCGTCCTCGCTATTCTCTTCAAACCGCCATAGCACCGTCTGTGAATAATCCTTAACGACATCAGCGAAAAGCATCCCATAAGCAGAGAGTAAACCGCCGTTCGGTGGGATCAGGATTGTCCCAATGCCGAGGTTCTCCGCCATAAATGCGGCATGCAAACCACCAGCACCCCCAAAGGAAACGAGTGTGAAATCGCGCGTATCAAATCCGCGCTCTACAGAGATAACCTTGATCGCGCGTTCCATCGCTGCATTGGCAACTTTGAGAATACCGTCTGCAGCTTGCAGTGGTGGGATACCGAGACGCGCTGCGAACCTTTCAATGTACAGGCGCGGCTTATCGGTGTCAAGGGACATCGCACCGCCCAAAAACTGCGTTGCCGCGATACGTCCCAAGTAGAGGTTCGCGTCGGTTACCGTGATGTCTTCGCCAATATTCCCATAGCAGATTGGACCTGGATCTGCTCCTGCACTCTCCGGTCCCACGCGTAACGCCCCGCCGGTATCCACAGTCGCGATGGAGCCACCGCCTGCACCGACGGTGTGGATATCAATGAGTGGTACCTTGATCGGAAGTCCACTAATCGTGCTTTCCGTCGTCAGTGATATGCCGTCATGACAGAGACTCACATCCGTTGAAGTGCCACCCATATCAAATGTAATGATTTGGTCGTAACCGGCAGTTTTGGCAATCTGATACGCACCAAGAACACCTCCAGCGGGACCGGAGAGAACAGTGCGGATACCAGCAGCCTCGCCTCTATATAGCAAGTTTTCAGCTTGCAAACTACGCTGAAAAATTCTTGCAGAAACGCTGCCACCGTTGGAAAGCATCAGACGGAATGATTTCGGGAATTGTTCTGATTCTATCAGCGTAGAGAGATGCCGTTCCAAAGTGGGACGGATGTACGCATTCGCAACAGTGGTACTGAAACGCGCATATTCTCGGTATTCAGGTAGGACTTCGTGTGAACACGAAATCGGTATCCCAAATTGTGTGAGGTGTTTCGCAACGATCTGTTCGTTTTGTGGGTTGACATAAGCAAAGAGGAAACAGATCGCGATGGCATCAAGTTCCAATGCGGAGAGTTTGGACGCGAGCGCGTCCAAATCAGTGGGTTCAATCTCGGTTTGGATTTCGCCGGTGTGCAGTGTTCGTTCCGATATACCGAAACGTCTGTCGGCAGGAACGAGCGGTGCTGGACGTTCCACGAAGAAATCGTAGAGATTTGGGCGTGCCTGTCTGCCTATCTCCAAGATGTCCTCAAAACCTTTCGTCGTGACGAGGGCAATACGCGCGCCTCTCCGCTCCAATAGCGCGTTTGTCGCTACCGTAGAGCCGTGGACAATCTCCAATCCTTCAGCATCGGTATCGTGCAGGCGTAAGATTTCATCTACGCCTTGTATCACTGCGTATGCAGGGTTTTGGGGAGTCGAAAGGACTTTGTGCGTAAACAGGTCCCCATCAACACGCATCACGATGTCTGTGAAAGTGCCACCCGTATCAACACCTATATTTTTTAGGGGCGAGGTTACCTCGCCCCTATTTTCGGTTAAAAAGACTGCGTGGTGGTTATGCATTGATTTTCTATGGCTATTGACTATCAACTATCGGCTATCGGCAAAGAAAAGTGGTTTCTGATCCAGCACCCTCTTTGCTGACTGCCGACAGCCATTCTTGCTGATGGCTGTTAGACAACCACATTTTGCGGCATCCCTTCCAGAAAGGCGATGATATTGTCCACGGCACCTTCGTTAAGGAGTTCAACACCTTCCGGTGTCATGTCGGCACAATGCGGTGTCAGAATCACCTGCTCGCACTCCAAAAGCGGATGGTTCGCGGGGAGTGGCTCTTCGTCATAGACATCAATCGCAGCACCACCGAGATGCCCACTGTTCAAAGCAGAGATCAATGCCTCTGTATCAATCACACCGCCGCGTGCGACGTTGATTAAAAGTGCTCCGCGTTTCATCAAACTGAGCTCAGGTGCAGCGATGAGGTGGTGACTCTCCTCTGTTAGTCTAACATGCAAACTGACGACATCGGAAGTCTGGAGCAGTTCATCAAGAGAAACAAATCGAACTCCCAACGCCTCTGCGCGTGCTTCTGAAGGGTTATACGTCCAGGCGATCACATCCATCCCGATGGTGCGTCCGAGGCGTGCCATCTCCGCACCGATATGCCCAGTGCCAATAATCCCCAAGGTTTTCCCTTGAAGGTAAACGTTATCCATACGGGGCCATCCGCCTGCCTTCATAGACGCAGTAAGGAACGCTGCCCGTTTGGCAAGTGCAAACATCAGTCCAAACCCGTGTTCTGCTACAACTGGAGCGGTACGTCCGGGTTGATTACAAACGGTAATTCCCTGCTGCTTTGCCTCGTCAAGGGCAATCATATCAGTACCGATAGAGCAGAGCGAGATTAACTTAAGTTTTGGAAGTTGACGTAAGATTTCCGCGGGCCATTTGACGATTCCGCGTGAATTGATGAGGATATCCGCATCTTCGGCACGGAGAATTTTCTCTTCAGGAGTTTCGGGTCGGTCAGTGTAGAGAACAACATCGCCATAAGGTTTCAGGCGTTCCAGATGCGGTGAGCCTTGAATTTGCGGTGGTAAATCACCGGGTACAACAATCTTGAGTCCGTTCACAATTTATTCCTTTGTAATTAAAAACACTGACGGTAGAGGGCAACTATATCTTCAACCGTAGCCTGCCGCGGGTTATTCGCCGGACTTCCGCTCGCAATAGCATCCGCTGCCATCTGTTCGATAACCTCTTCAAATTTTTCCATATCAATACCGATTTCGCCGAGCCGCGGCATCTGAATATCGGTGACGAGTCGTTCCACAGCGGCAATCGCTGCGTCCGCTTGCGCCATTGCGGACAATCCATCAATCGGTTCACCCATCGCCCATGCAATATCAGCGAAACGCGCGGGCGCACCGACAACGCTAAATTCCATCACATCGCGTAACAGCACCGAGTTCGAGAGTCCATGGTGAATGTGGAAATAGGCACCGATTGGACGGGACATCCCGTGGACTAAAGCGACAGACGAATTGCTGAACGCCATACCTGCGATGGACGCACCGATCATCATATCCGTGCGGGCAGGGATGTTTTCGCCATCCGCCCATGCCTGCCGAAGTGAACCCGAAATCATCTCAATTGCCTTCAACGCGAGCGCGTCGGTTATCGGTTGGGCGCGCTTGGAGATGTACGCCTCTATGGCGTGCGTCAACGCATCAACACCGACCGCTGCAGTTAAATGTGGCGGTGTTGTGAGGGACAACAATGGGTCCACGAGTGCGACATGCGCCAGCAGACAAGCACTACTGAGCATCATCTTGACATTTCGTTCAGTATCGGTAATGACAGTAACCTTGGAGACCTCGCTGCCTGTCCCGCCTGTCGTTGGGATCGCAATCAAGGGTGCACCCGGATTCGGTATTTTATCCACACCCATGTAATCAGCGAAATCCCCATCGTTCGTCAATTTCATGGCGATGCCTTTTCCGCAGTCAATTGCGCTGCCACCACCGATGCTAACAATGACATCACAGGCTTCATCACTGTATTGCTTCAAGCCGTCTTGCACGTTCTGTAAAGTTGGATCGGGTGTTACATCGGAGAAGCAAGTGCTACTGATTCCAGTACTTTGTAAATTTTGCGCAATCTTATCGGCGTATCCGATTTTAGCGATTCCCGGATCGGTTACGATGAGTGCATTTGTTGCACCGAGTTGCTTCGCCTGTTCGCCGACGTTTTCAGACGCGCCTGCGCCTGTAATTATCGTCGGTGGGAGTGTTAGTGTTGTAGGCAATTTTCAATTTCCTATGATGACTTATTATTCAGTTAGCGTAGAATAGGTTAAAGCAGCCCAAGACGTTCAAGGTCCGTCTCCGTCCACTCTGCTTGCTCCTCAATGATAGCTTTGAGCGTACCAACGGCAAAAGTTTGACCCATATTGTGGAGATGGATGGTTATTCTTCGCCCATCCGGATGTTTAAATAGACGGAGACCTCCTTTGCTTCTTTCTTCATAAAACCCGTCTTTTTTCAAAGCACGTATCAATTTTCGTGCTCTGAGTGAGCGTAAACGACTGTAATTGATCGCCATATTAGATTGTTACAGCAATTAAAGGCACATCGCTGACCCGAATGTGTGAGCAGGATTTAGAAGTAATTTCTTTTTCATGCTGGACTATTGACTCTAAAAGATGCTCCTCGCCATGTTCTAAAAGCGATTCAATAAGTAAATCAACAGCGTCTTTCAAATTCTTTAAAGCCTCTTTTTGCGTATATCCCCAACTTGAAGCACCTTGATGCACCAGTGTGGGAATATATGCCCGCCAAACAGGGTCCTTAATTCGCTCATCAAGCCACTCGTCCTCTTCTATGACAACCTCAAATGTATACGTTTTCACCTGTTCCTCCTTAGTTATTACCCGCACCGTTCAAAAATTCCTCAATATTCTTCCCGATAGTTGGCGGTGAAAGTGCTTCATTGTCGCGATGCAAAATTTCTATCCACTCGTCAACGATATCACATAACTGCCGATATACTTCGACTTCATCAGGACCATGGGCGCATGGACCGATAATTCCGGGACAATATCCGATAAAATATTGATCTTCATCCGACCACTCAACGATCTTGACGTACTGCGCGCTTTCAGTCATCTTTGAAATTCCGATAGTTTCCTTTTCCACCTATTCCGATTGCATCAGCGTTACTAATGCCGGAAATGTCGGACACCTGTCAGCACCATTGCAATACCGTAAGCGTCCGCGGTTTCAATCACAGGTGCGTCGTTGACGGAACCGCCCGGCTGAATAATCGCCGTGATGCCCGCCTCACCCGCAATCTCAACGCCATCCGGAAATGGGAAATAGGCATCCGAGGCTAACACAGCACCTTTCGCTCTCCCGCCCGCTTTCCGAATAGCGATAATAGCAGCATCCACTCGGCTCATCTGTCCTGCCCCGATACCGACACTTTGTGTACCTTGTGCTAACAGAATGCAGTTAGACTTGACGTGTTTACACGCCCTCCACGCGAAAAGTAGGGATTCTATATCCGCTTCCGTTGGTGCGCGGGAGGTCGCTACCTCTAAATCATCAGCACGCAAGTCGTGAACATCCGAGTCTTGAACCAGCACCCCGCCGGTAACATTACGAACCTGCAAGACAGGTTCCGCCCCCGAAAGCGATCCAGCTTCAAGAATAGGTCTGCGCTTGACACGAGACAAAGCACGCAGTGCCTTTTCGGTATAACTCGGTGCGATAATTGCATCAATCTTCACGCCTGCGTTCGCGGCTTCGCGGATTATGTTCGCGGTCTGGATTGTCACCTTACGATTTAAACCCACAATCGAACCGAAAGCAGAGGTCCGGTCACATTCCAATGCGTTTGTGAAGGCATCTTGTAGGGTGCCAGCTGTCGCGAGTCCACACGGGTTGTTATGCTTTATGATGGCACACGTGGGGTTCTCAAAGTCTTTGACGATCTCTAAGGCGGCTTCTAAATCAAGAAGGTTATTGAAGGAGAGAGGTTGTCCACTCAATTGTTTCGCCCACGCTGCGGATGCGCCAGGGGTGGTTTCAGTTTTATAGAAAGCGGCGCGCTGATGCGGATTTTCACCGTAGCGGAGTGTGCGTTCCTTCTTGAACCGGAGCGTTAGGTCATTGGTGAATTCGTCCGGTTCGGAGTCCTCTGATCTATCAACCCCCCTAATCCCCCTTATCAGGGGGGAATCATTATTGATGAGATAGGCGGCAATTGCGGTGTCATACTGTGCGGTGTGCGCAAACGCTGTTTTTGCCAATTCAAATCGTCTCTCCTCGGAAAGGCAACCGTCATTCGCATCAAGGTCAGCGATAACTTGTGGATATTGACTCGCAGCTGTGAGGACGGCGACATGTCGATAATTTTTCGCTGCAGCACGAATCATCGTTGGACCACCGATGTCAATGTTTTCAATCGCTTCGGGGAGTGTCACGTCCGGTTTAGCGACGGTTGCCTCAAACGGATATAGATTGCATATTACCATATCAATCGGGGTGATGCCGTGTGCTTCCGTTTGGGCACTGTGTTCCGCATTATCCCGTTCAGCGAGGAGTCCTCCATGAATCTTGGGATGAAGCGTTTTGACTCTACCATCCAACATTTCAGGAAAGCCGGTATAATCGGAAACATCAAGGATGTCGATCCCTGCGTCTCGGAGGTGTCGGGCAGTCCCACCGGTGGAGAGAATTTCTACACCACGTTGGGCAAGTGCAGTTGCTATTTCCAAAAGATTGGTTTTGTCGTAGACGCTGATCAAAGCGCGTTCTATCTTTTTCATACTTCCTCATACTTTTCTGACGACGGGCGGGAATGGTTATACTTAATAGACCTTGCTCCGGTGTCCAACTTGATGAATGGTAATTTCTCTAACACGTTTATCAAAAGAATAAAGGACGCGGTAGTCGTTCATTTTCAAAGTAAACTTCCCTTTGTGTTTACCCTTCAGTGCCTTGTGCCGATGTTCATCGCAGTTCTCACAAAGCCAATTCAATTTACTGCGTATCCCCCGGGCTATTGTAGTATCCAAACGCCGTAAATCCGATTGCGCGCGTGAGTCTAACACTAACGTATACACTATTAATCTATCCCTAATTTCTTGAACACTTCATCCGCCGGAATTAGTTTCGCCTTTCCGGCTTCGTAATCAGCTATACGTTGATCTAACTCTTCAAGGAACTCAGGACGCATTTCCAATCCCTCATCAGGATCATAATGATACTCTTCCAATGCAAGTTCCAAGAGTTCGTAGGCGACGAAAAACTCTCGAAACGCGACATCTAATTCGGTAAGAGGGGCATTCTGCTCCAGCAACGCGAGGAAACCTTCGCGCACCGAGAAAAGTTCCAAACTCACGAGCATGCGTAACAGTTTTCTATATTCGTCTGATGGCAGCTCCGAGATTTTCTTTTCCGGCATCGGATCGCTGTTCATGTAAGCACCAGCGCGTCTGGACATCCGCTCTTCGAGGGTCGTCTGCCGATTGGCGAGGATGTATTCACGGTGCCGCTTTAATTTTTTCGATAGTGATGTGTGCAGCGGCAGTCCCTCCAATGGGTCCTCTTCGTACGTTTCAAGAAAGAATGCGAGACTTTCATAACCACAATAGAATTCACGGAACTCCGTCTCAAGTTTCTGTCTGTTCTCAGCGGAAGAGGGTTCGTTGAGCAACACTATGAGCCGCTCGCGCGCCGCGAAAATCTGATCGTTCACAAGGATATTTAGTAACTCAAGAGCTTCAATGGGATCCATCTCCATAATATTTTTCATCTCTTTTCTCCATTAAAGTCAGATCACATATCGCGGGAATCCAAACCCATCGTTAGCGACGTGGCTCCGCGCCGGAATCTGTGAGCGGTCCGGGATGATTAAATCCATCTCTGAAGTGTTTTCAATAACAGTACCATCACCGATACGGACCCCTTCTCCGATGTAGATTTTACCGGGTGCCTCGGAGGCACCGCGGATAGTTCCGATCACAACAGAAGAACCGATTCGACACCGGGGCCCCGTTTCAACAAACCCATATATCTCCGTGTTCGTACCAACAGTAGAGTGCTCAGCAATCTGAACAGGGCCAAGAAGACTCGTGTCTGTACCGATCTCAACAAAGTCCCCGATGACAGGGTGACGCTGCTTAACTTTAACACTCAAGCCACCAAGGGTACAAGGATAGATAACACACCCAGAGCCGATGATACCTGTCTGCCCAGTTGTTACACCCCGATGCGGGTGTTCCAAGAAATTGGCATCACCTATCTGTGTTTCAGGATGTAAATCGGCTTGATAGTAGCGTCCAGCGAGCTCTGAAATAGCGCGAGGCAGCAATGGAACTGGGACCCTGTGGAGGTTTGGACTCTCCTCAGGAGCATCACTTCGGGTCAAAGCGTATGCGACATCGTGGTAAAAGAGCACACGCCACCCCGGGTAGGTACTCCCTACCAATTGGAGTTGATAATCCAAAACGGATACGAGATTTAGAGTGCCGAGGAAGTCTTGGTACGGTTCAAAGGTGCGTTCCTGAATTGCGGTGTCAACTTGGGAGCGAAAATCAATGGCTGCGAGTTTCTCACGGGAGATACCGTTGTGGAGGAGATATGCATCCCAGACAGCAGGGTCTTTGAGAGAGGCGAAGCGATTCCAGAGTGCGCGACTT comes from Candidatus Poribacteria bacterium and encodes:
- the purH gene encoding bifunctional phosphoribosylaminoimidazolecarboxamide formyltransferase/IMP cyclohydrolase, encoding MKKIERALISVYDKTNLLEIATALAQRGVEILSTGGTARHLRDAGIDILDVSDYTGFPEMLDGRVKTLHPKIHGGLLAERDNAEHSAQTEAHGITPIDMVICNLYPFEATVAKPDVTLPEAIENIDIGGPTMIRAAAKNYRHVAVLTAASQYPQVIADLDANDGCLSEERRFELAKTAFAHTAQYDTAIAAYLINNDSPLIRGIRGVDRSEDSEPDEFTNDLTLRFKKERTLRYGENPHQRAAFYKTETTPGASAAWAKQLSGQPLSFNNLLDLEAALEIVKDFENPTCAIIKHNNPCGLATAGTLQDAFTNALECDRTSAFGSIVGLNRKVTIQTANIIREAANAGVKIDAIIAPSYTEKALRALSRVKRRPILEAGSLSGAEPVLQVRNVTGGVLVQDSDVHDLRADDLEVATSRAPTEADIESLLFAWRACKHVKSNCILLAQGTQSVGIGAGQMSRVDAAIIAIRKAGGRAKGAVLASDAYFPFPDGVEIAGEAGITAIIQPGGSVNDAPVIETADAYGIAMVLTGVRHFRH
- a CDS encoding addiction module protein, translating into MKNIMEMDPIEALELLNILVNDQIFAARERLIVLLNEPSSAENRQKLETEFREFYCGYESLAFFLETYEEDPLEGLPLHTSLSKKLKRHREYILANRQTTLEERMSRRAGAYMNSDPMPEKKISELPSDEYRKLLRMLVSLELFSVREGFLALLEQNAPLTELDVAFREFFVAYELLELALEEYHYDPDEGLEMRPEFLEELDQRIADYEAGKAKLIPADEVFKKLGID